From a region of the Rhinolophus sinicus isolate RSC01 linkage group LG04, ASM3656204v1, whole genome shotgun sequence genome:
- the LOC109447070 gene encoding glycerol kinase, with translation MAAMKKAVWAPLVGAVDQGTGSTRFLVFNSKTAELLSHHQVEIKQEFPREGWVEQDPKEILQSVYECIEKTCEKLGQLNIDISNIKAIGVSNQRETTVVWDKLTGEPLYNAVVWLDLRTQSTVESLSKKIPGNNNFVKSKTGLPLSTYFSAVKLHWLLENVKKIQKAVKEDTALFGTIDSWLIWSLTGGANGGVHCTDVTNASRTMLFNIHSLEWDKDLCDFFDIPMKILPNIRSCSEIYGLMKSGTLEGVPISGCLGDQSAALVGQMCFQDGQAKNTYGTGCFLLCNTGHKCVFSDHGLLTTVAYKLGRDKPVYYALEGSVAIAGAISRWLRDNLGIIKTSEEIEKLAKEVGTSYGCYFIPAFSGLYAPYWDPSARGIICGLTQFTNKCHIAFAALEAVCFQTREIWDAMNRDCGIPLSHLQVDGGMTNNKILMQLQADILYVPVVKPAMPETTALGAAMAAGAAEGVGVWSLEPEDLAAVTMERFEPQINAEESEIRYATWKKAVMKSMGWVTTQSLESGDPSIFGSLPFGIFIVSSIVMLIGARYMSGIP, from the coding sequence ATGGCAGCCATGAAGAAAGCAGTTTGGGCGCCATTGGTAGGGGCAGTGGACCAGGGCACCGGCTCCACGCGTTTTTTGGTTTTCAATTCAAAAACAGCCGAACTACTTAGTCACCATCAAGTGGAAATAAAACAAGAGTTTCCAAGAGAAGGATGGGTGGAACAAGACCCTAAGGAAATCCTGCAGTCTGTCTATGAGTGCATAGAGAAAACGTGTGAGAAACTTGGACAGCTCAATATTGATATTTCCAACATAAAAGCTATTGGTGTCAGTAACCAGAGAGAAACCACTGTAGTCTGGGACAAGTTAACTGGAGAGCCTCTCTACAATGCTGTGGTATGGCTTGATCTAAGAACCCAGTCTACCGTTGAGAGTCTTAGTAAAAAAATTCCAGGAAATAATAACTTTGTCAAGTCCAAGACAGGCCTACCACTTAGCACTTACTTCAGTGCGGTGAAACTTCACTGGCTtcttgaaaatgtgaaaaaaattcaaaaggctGTTAAAGAAGATACAGCCCTTTTTGGGACCATCGATTCATGGCTTATTTGGAGTTTGACAGGAGGGGCCAATGGAGGTGTCCACTGTACAGATGTAACCAATGCAAGCAGGACGATGCTTTTCAATATTCATTCTTTGGAATGGGATAAAGACCTCTGTGACTTTTTTGATATTCCGATGAAAATTCTTCCAAATATCCGGAGTTGTTCTGAGATCTATGGCCTAATGAAATCTGGGACCTTGGAAGGTGTGCCAATATCTGGATGTTTGGGAGACCAGTCTGCTGCATTGGTGGGACAAATGTGCTTCCAGGATGGACAAGCCAAAAACACGTACGGAACAGGATGCTTCTTACTTTGTAATACAGGccataaatgtgtattttctgaTCATGGCCTTCTGACCACAGTGGCTTACAAACTTGGCAGAGACAAACCAGTATATTATGCATTGGAAGGTTCTGTAGCTATAGCTGGTGCTATTAGTCGCTGGCTAAGAGACAATCTTGGAATTATAAAGACCTCAGAGGAAATTGAAAAACTTGCTAAAGAAGTCGGTACTTCTTATGGCTGCTACTTCATCCCAGCCTTTTCAGGGCTATATGCACCTTACTGGGACCCCAGTGCAAGAGGGATAATCTGTGGTCTCACTCAGTTCACCAATAAATGTCatattgcttttgctgcattagAAGCTGTTTGTTTCCAAACCCGAGAGATATGGGATGCCATGAACCGTGACTGTGGAATTCCACTCAGTCACCTGCAGGTAGACGGAGGAATGACCAACAACAAAATTCTTATGCAGCTACAAGCAGACATTCTGTATGTCCCAGTAGTGAAGCCGGCGATGCCGGAAACTACTGCCTTGGGAGCCGCCATGGCAGCAGGGGCTGCAGAAGGAGTCGGTGTTTGGAGTCTCGAACCTGAGGATTTGGCAGCTGTCACGATGGAGCGGTTTGAACCCCAGATCAATGCTGAAGAAAGTGAAATTCGTTATGCTACCTGGAAGAAAGCTGTGATGAAGTCAATGGGTTGGGTGACAACTCAGTCTTTGGAAAGTGGTGACCCTAGTATCTTCGGCAGTCTACCCTTCGGCATTTTTATAGTGAGTAGCATAGTAATGCTAATCGGAGCAAGGTACATGTCAGGTATCCCATAA